The genomic region AGTCCGGATCGAGGATGGTAGTGGCCTGCGCGGCCGTTTTGCCGTCTTTCTGCAGCAACGAAATCGGAATCTGCAGGGCAATGGCGTGGGTGTTCTTGCGGGCCAGCCCGTCGCGGGCGCTGGCCGTCCGGATACCGCCCAAATCGAAAATACCGCCCAGATCTGCAAAGAACGGATCATCGGTCGGGCCGCAGAATACTTTCACACCGTTGGCCGCCGTCTGGATAGCGCCGGTCATCAGGGCCTCATAGGTAGTGTTGAGGCCAGCGGCGCTGGTGATGGAGCGCGGGCCTACGTTGGTAGGCGGCACGATGCCGTTGGTCACCAGCGTGGTGGTGGCCCCACCGCGGATGGCCTCCAGCGTGTAGGTGGTTTTCAGGTTCTGCTGCCCCAGCCGAATGTTGAAGAACGTGGTGGGGTCTTGGTTGATGCGCGAGAACGTGAAGCGGTAGGTGATGTCGTCGCCGGTAGTGGTGGCGCTGTTCTTCACGTGAATCTCGTAGCGCACGTTTTCGCCGAACGTGTTGTAGTTGGGGCCGCCCTGGGGCAGCTCCAACGGTATGTAGTTGGCGATGATGGTTACGGTTTCCGCGGCGTCGGGGCTACGGAAGGCATACAGGTCGGTGTTGTCGGCCAACGGGTCATCGGCAATAAGGGGGGCTTCGCGGTGGCTGGAAGCTTCCAGACGGGTGCCCTGGCCACTCCAGGCGACGGCGCCTACCACAGCGGTGGTAGCGGCGGCCAGCATGAGAATGGGACGCGTAATGTTTTTTGCCATGATGGATAATGGGGTTGGAAAGGGTAGGAATTGGGAAACGCAACACACCAGTGGCAACTAGCCAGTGGTGTAAAAAAGCAAGGCCAGGTAAGCAGAGCGGTGCGCGGAGCGGATAAACAGAGCAATACAGGGGACAGAAGGTCTGTGAGCCTGTAGTATCACTGCCGAAGTAGCATAAGGGCCGGCAGTATTGAGTAGCAGATATATAAAGCCCTACGTCAGGACCCAGCCTGATGGTTTGGCAAAGGCTGGAATTATGTACATCTAATTCTGAACTCTTCGCTGCTCTGCTTTCGCCACCGATACTGTGGGGGCGGCGGCCGGGTTTTCTTCCGTACTTTTGGGCCCTTTACGCACCGGGCCGGTTGTTCTCGCCCACGCCCCTTCTGCCTCACCGTGCGCGCCCCCGTGGCGCGCTGTCTTTATCCGCATGGCCAAAGTCGCAATCAACCTCTCCACCGGGAGCATACAGCAGGAAGAAATCATCGTTGGCATCGACCTGGGCACCACCAACTCGCTGGTGGCCTACATCCAGCCCGACACCCGCCAGCCCCGCGCCATCAACGACCAGGGCCGCGGTACCATCGTGCCGTCGGTGGTGCACTTTCCGCAGGGCGGCGAAACGCCCATCGTCGGCACCGACGCCAAGCAATACCTGCTCACCGACTCCGAAAACACGATTTACTCGGTGAAGCGCCTGCTGGGCAAGAGCTACAAAGACCTCGGCGAGCACGCCCGCGAGTTGGGCTACAAGGTCATCGACGACAACTCGGAAGGCCTGGTGAAAATCCGAGTCGGCGACAAGTTCTACTCCCCCGTCGAGCTGTCGGCCGAGATTCTGCGGGAGCTGCGGGCCCGCGCCGAGCACGCCCTGAAAACGCCCGTCAACAAGGCCGTGATTACGGTGCCAGCTTACTTCAACGACTCGCAGCGCCAGGCCACCCGCGACGCCGGCCGTCTGGCGGGCCTGGAGGTGCTGCGCATCGTGAATGAGCCCACGGCGGCCGCGCTGGCCTACGGCATTGGCCTGAGCCCCGACGACGAGAAAACCGTGGCCGTGTACGACCTCGGTGGCGGCACCTTCGACGTGAGCATTCTGCGCATTCAGCAGGGCATTTTTGAGGTACTGAGCACCAACGGCGACACCTACCTGGGCGGCGACGACCTGGACCGCGCCATCTACGACCACTGGGCCACCGAATACCAGCTCTCCACGACGCTTTTCCAGAGCGCCGAAACCCAGCAGCAGCTCCGTCTGCTGGCCGAGGAAGCCAAAAAGCAGCTCAGCCAGCATGACACCTTCGAGGCAGACTTCAACGGCACCACACTGCCGCTGAGCAAGGCGAAGTTCAACGAGCTGATTGGACCCATGGTGGAGCGCACCATCGACAGCTGCCGTCAGGCTCTTGCCGACGCAAATTTCACGCCCCAAAGCCTCGACGCCGTGCTGCTGGTAGGCGGTTCTACGCGGGTGCCGCTGGTCTACGATTCGGTGTCGGAGTTCTTCCAGCAGCCCGCCAACAGCTCTCTCAACCCCGACGAAGTGGTAGCGCTGGGCGCCGCCATCCAGGCCGACATCCTGGCCGGCAACCGCCGCGACGTACTGCTGCTCGACGTGACGCCGCTTACGCTCGGCATCGAAACCCTGGGCGGCCTGATGGACCCCATCATCCCGCGCAACTCCAAAATCCCGACCAAGGCCGGCCGCCAATACACCACCAGCGTGGACGGGCAGGTGAACCTGAAGATTTCGGTGTACCAAGGTGAGCGGGATTTGGTGCAGGAAAACCGCAAGCTGGCCGAGTTCGATTTGCGCGGCATTCCGGCCATGCCCGCCGGCCTGCCCAAGGTCGATGTGAACTTCATCCTGAACGCCGACGGTATTCTGAAAGTAGAAGCCGTTGAATTGCGCTCAAACACGCGCCAGGCTGTGGAAATCAAGCCTCAGTACGGCCTCACCGATGAGCAAGTGGAGCAGATGCTGATGGACTCGCTCACGCACGCCCGCGAAGACGTGGCGGCCCGCATGGTGATTGAAGCCCGCACCGTGGCCGAGCAGATGCTCTACCAGGTGGAGCGGTTCGTGGAGAAAAACCAGCTGCACCTCTCCGAAGACGAAATCACGCAGACGGCTGCCGCCACCCAGCGCCTGCGCGAGTCGCTGGAAACCCGCGACAAAGACACCATCCTGAAAGCCGTCGACGAACTCGAAGCCCTCACCAGCCCCTACGCCGAGCGGGTGATGAACATCTCCATCAAGCAGGCCATGACCGGCAAGAAAATCGAGTAGAAGTGAGCACGCCACGGCCCGGCGGCTTTTTCCAGCCGTCGGGCCGGTCGCCGCATGCTGATGTTGTTTGCTCCAATAGATAATCTCCTGAAAATGCCCTTGCTGTAATCAGCAAGGGCATTTTTACTTTCTTTGCATTCGACGATCTGGCTGGCCTGCGGCGCCCTATTGGTACTAAACAGTACAAAAAATGTTTCAGCATATCCGCAGCCTCTGACTGCGGTAGTAAACGGCACAAAACTTCTATGAACGCACACCTCCACCGCCTTTGCCAGCTAGCGCAGCAGCCCAGCCGGCGCATCATCGGCCTGATGTCGGGAACTTCGCTGGACGGGCTGGATGTGGCACTGTGCCGGCTGCACGGCCACGGCCCGGCTACCCGGCTGGAGCTGGAGCATTTCACTACCGTACCCTACGATGACGACGTGCGCCGCCGCATCCGGGCGGTGTTTGCGGGCGGCCCCACGGGCCAGATCAGCCTTGAGCATCTGACGCTGCTCAATCCCTGGCTGGGCGCGCTACACGCGGATATGGTGCTGGCCTGCCTGCGCGACTGGCAGCTGGCCCCCACGGAAGTGGACCTTGTAGCCAGCCACGGCCAGACCGTCTACCACGCCCCTGCCCACCAGTACCAGCACCCAGATTTCACGGGCCTGAACGCCACGCTGCAGCTCGGCGACGGCGACCAGGTAGCGGTGCGCACCGGTATCATCACGCTCAGCGACTTCCGGCAGAAACACATTGCGGCCGGCGGCGAAGGCGCCCCCCTGGCCGCTTACGGCGACTATCTGCTGCTCAGCAGCCCGACCGAGGAACGGCTGCTGCTCAACCTGGGCGGCATTGCCAACTTCACCTACCTGCCCCGCACCGGCCACGATGCCAGCGCCGCCTTCAGCACCGACACCGGCCCCGGCAACACCCTGCTCGACGCCACCGTGCGGGCCCGCTGTGGCCTGCCCTATGATGAGAATGGGCGCCTGGCACTGGCCGGGCGCATCCACGCACTGCTGCTGCAGGCACTGCTGGAGCATCCGTTTTTTGGGGCTTCGCTGCCCAAAACCACCGGCCCGGAGCTGTTCGGGCCCGAATATCTGCAGCAGGCTCAGCAGCGCACCGGCACTGAGAACTTAGGCACCGAAGATCTACTGGCCACGCTGGTGGAGCTGAGTGCCGCCGGCGTTGCCCGGGCGGCCCAACAGGTGTTTGGCGAGCAGCCGGCGCTGGCAGTCTACTGCAGCGGTGGCGGCGCCCACAATCCGGCGCTGCAGGCGGCATTACAGCGTCACCTCCCTCACTGCCGTTTCGCCACTACCGATGCTTTGGGCGTGCTGCCTGACGCCAAAGAAGCCATCCTGTTTGCAGTGCTGGCCAATGAAGCCGTGGCTGGCCAGCCGGTTTCGATTGGCGCGGGCCGTCAGCGCGTGCCGGCCGTAAGTATGGGGAAGATTTCGCTCCCGGGGTGATTTTTGGTGACAGGTGACAGGTGACAGGTGACAAGGAAAAGAACGTCATTCCGAGCGGAGCGAGGAATCTTGCCAGCGTAGTAACTGATTCTACCACACTGGCGAGATTCCTCGCTCCGCTCGGAATGACGTTCTTTCTTTGCCTTACCTCATCACCCCATTACTTCTTCACCTCTCCCAACGGCACGAGGCCAAAACTGAGAACCTGCCGGGCGATGGTGTCGCGGAACGTGACGTCAAGCTGCAGGTGGGGGCGCGGGGCCAGCGTATCGCTGCGGAACATGAAGGCCACGAAGGCGCGGGTGCTGTTGTCGGCACTGATGCGGAAGCCCAGCTTGTAGAGGTCGATGGTGGGCTGGTAGCGCTGCCCTTGCCGGTAGAGCGGCTCAGCGGTGGTCTGAAACCGCGCCAGTGGCACGTTGCGGCTGACTTCGGGCGCGAGCAGGGCGTAGGCGGCCGGGTAGTTGCCGGCCAGCACGGCCAGCAGAAACTGCCGCGCCACCTGAATCTGCGACGATATAGCCACGGGCTTCACGGCTACAGCCGGCCCTGGCTGCTGCGCCGCCAAGGGGCCGGCAACCGCCAACAGAGCACTCAACACGCAGCAAAACCAACAAAACGGGGCAGACTTCATACCATGCATACGGCAAAGGCTGTGCCGCAGCGGCCAAGGGCTATTCTTCGGCCTGGGGCACGAGCACGAATACGTCTTCGCCGGGGCGTTTCATGATGTACTTTTCCCGCGCAAATTTCTCCAGCAACTCGGGGCTGCTCAGCAGCTCGGCCCGCTCGCGCTTCACCACGTCTATATTGTCGAGGTAGTATTGCTTCTCTGTTTGCAGTTCCTGCAGCTTGGCGTACATGTCGTACTGCTTCAGCAGGTCATTAGAGTCGAAAAGGAACATCCAGACCAGAAAACCCAGCCCGGTGTAGAAGTAGAAGCTGCGCAGAAAGCGCGGCACGCGCGCCGTCAGATCAGAGAGTTGCATAGCCAAAGATAGAAAACGTAGCGCAGGCTTTTGCCTGGGCCGGGCCGGGTGGCAAAAACAAAGCCCGCCCGATGCAGCATCGGGCGGGCTCGTGGTTTGTGGCACAGGCTGAAGCCTATGCTACACGCTTACATCTTGCGGCCGGGGAAGTAGGCTACTTCGCCCAGCTCTTCCTCGATGCGGAGCAGCTGGTTGTACTTCGACATCCGGTCGGAGCGCGAGGCCGAGCCGGTCTTGATCTGGCCGGTGTTCAGGGCCACGGCCAGGTCGGCAATGGTGTTGTCCTCCGTCTCGCCCGAGCGGTGGCTCATGATGCTCTTGTAGCCGTTGCGGCGGCCCAGGTTGATGGCGTCAATCGTTTCGGAGAGCGTACCGATCTGGTTTACCTTGATGAGGATGGCGTTGGCAATCTGCTCATCGATACCGCGCTGCAGGCGGTTTACGTTGGTCACGAACAGGTCGTCGCCCACGAGCTGGGTGGTGCTACCGATGCTTTCGGTGAGAGCCTTCCAGCCGCTCCAGTCATCCTCATCCATACCATCCTCGATGCTGATGATGGGGTACTTCTTGGTCCAGTCGGTCCAGTAATTCACCATCTCCGACGAGGTCAGCTTGTCGCCGGTGCTCTTCTTGAAGTGGTAGTGGCCGTCGGAGTAGAACTCGGAAGCCGCGGCGTCCATGGCAATCATCACGTCGTCGCCGGGCTTGTAGCCGGCCTTCTCGATGGCCTGCAGTACAATCTTGATGGCGTCTTCGTTACTCTTGATGTTCGGGGCAAAGCCGCCTTCGTCACCCACGTTGGTGCTGAAGCCCTGCTTTTTGAGCACTTCCTTGAGGTGGTGGAAGATTTCGGTGCCCCAGCGCAACGCCTCCGAGAACGACGGAGCACCCACGGGCATAATCATGAATTCCTGGAAGTCGATGCTGTTGTCGGCGTGCGAGCCGCCGTTGAGGATGTTCATCATCGGTACGGGCAGCGTGGTGGCATTTACGCCGCCCACATAGCGGTAGAGCGGCATGCCGGCTTCCTGCGCCGCGGCGCGGGCAATGGCCAGCGAAGCACCCAGAATGGCGTTGGCGCCCAGGTTTGCTTTGTTAGGCGTGCCGTCCATTTCCAGCATGATCTTGTCGAGCAAACCCTGCTCGAACACCGAGAAACCGATCAGCTCTTCGGCAATCTTGCTGTTCACGTTTTCCACGGCCTGCAGCACACCTTTGCCCATGTACTTGCTCTTGTCGTTGTCGCGCAGCTCCACGGCTTCGTGCTTGCCGGTGCTGGCGCCCGAAGGAACCGCTGCGCGGCCTACGGTGCCGCTTTCGGTGGTCACATCTACCTCAATGGTCGGGTTGCCGCGCGAATCGAAAATCTGCCGGGCGTGGATTTCGGTGATAATGCTCATGAGGAAAAGTATGGGGTTGAGAAAAATTACGGGGCGGCCGCCCCGGAGCCGGCCAGCGGACCAGAAGCGGTATTGCGGTGGCAAGGTACTCAATTGCCACTTTCAGGCCAGCACTGGGCTACCAGATGCAAAGTCAGCACCGGAAAAAGCGCATGCCGCAACAGTCTGGTTCCTACCCTTCCAGCCACCGGCGGAACTCCGGCGTCTGGGCGGCGCTGGTGATGAGGGTGAGGTCGGGCTTGCCTCGCAGCCGCACGGCCAGCCGGTTGTTGAAGTACGGCTCCACGCGCTCCACAAACGCAATGTTCACCAGCTCCGAACGGTTGAGGCGGCCGAAGCGGGCGGGGTCGAGCTGGCGCTCCAGCTCCGTGAGCGTGCCGCTGAGTGGGTAGCGCACGCCGGCCGCGTCCACGGCAAAGGTCACGCCCTCGTCGGCCTGCACGTAGGCCACGTCGTCCACCTGCAGCACGTACAGGCCGTTGCGCATCCGCACCGAAAACCGCTGCTTGTACTGGGGCAGGCTGTTTTGGCGCAACGCCTGGCTTAGCTCGCGCAGCACCTCGGGCGTCAGAACCGGGGCCGGTACAGGACTGCCCAGACTGGTTTTCAGGCCGTGGTATTTGGCCAAAGCTTCCTGAAACTGCTCGTAGGTGAAGGGTTTGAGCAGATACGCAATGCCGTTACCCCGAAAAGCGGGCAGCAGAAACTGGTCGTAGGCGGTGGTGAAGATGATGGGGCAGGTCACCGTAAACCGCTCGTAGAGCAGGAACACGTTGCCGTCCAGCAGCTCAATGTCGGAGAAAATCAGGTCGGGCATGTCGTGGTTTTGCAGCCACGTTAGGGCCTTTTCCACGCTCCGCAGCACGGGCGGCGGGGCCTCGGTTTCGGCCACCGCGCCGGCCTGCCGCAGAAACTGCACCGTCTGGCGCGCGGCCAGCTCCTCGTCTTCCAGAATCAGAATGTTCATGCGTGTGTGCGTTGAGCCAACGGCCCGGTTTTTCCCAGTGGCACTACCGGCACCGTCACGGTAAAGAGAATGGGGCTTTGCGCTACCTCAATGCTGCGGCCAAACAGCAGCCGGTACCGCTCGCGCAGGTTGGCCAGCCCCGTCCCCATCGACTCGACGGCCGTGAGCTTGGGCCGGTGCGGGTGCGAAACCGTCAGGGCCACCGGCGCTACCACAATGGTGATGACCAGCGGGTTTTCCTCGTCGCCGGCGTTGTGCTTGATGGCGTTTTCCACCAGTAGCTGCAGCGTACCGGGCACCACCAGCAGCTGCCCCAAATTGGCGCTGGCGGCTATTTCCTCCCGAAACTCATACGCCGCCCCGAAACGGTGCCGCAGCAGGTAGATGTATTCCTGGGCGAACTGCAGCTCCTCGCTCAGCGGCACCACGTCCTCGTCTTTGTAGCGGATAAGAAACCGGTACAGTGCGGCAAAGCGGTTCAGAAACTCGTGGGCCTCCGCCGGGTCGTGCTGAATCAGGCCGCGCAGCACATTGAGGTTGTTGAACAGAAAATGCGGATCGAGCTGGGCCTTGAGGTTGCGCAGCTCACTTTCGGTCTGGGCCTGACGGGTGCGTAGCAGCATCTGCTGCAACCCCACGTACCGTTTGCCAGTGAGCAGCACGGCCAGCAGCCCGTAGCTTTTGGCGTGGGCCACCACCCCCAGCACAAGCCGCCCACCCGATAAATCGATGCGGTGCCCCAGCAGACATCCGTACAACACTAGGTACAATCCGCCGCTCAGCAGCAGCAGCACCGGCAGTTGCACCAGCCCCCGCCACCACTTCCGGCTCAGGAACAGTGGCAGAAACCGCTCTACCAGCACGGCCACCATGGCCGTATCCAGCAGCACCGTCACGGCCACCACCGGCAGCACCCGCCACCACATCCAGCCCGTATCGGCCACGTATTGCAGCAGCAGCACCGGCACCACCACGGCCCAGTAGCCGCCCACCAGCTTGCCATCGGAGCCGGGGCTCCACTGGCGCAAACCGGAAAGTTTCATAGTCACGTATTCAATAGTGCGTAAGATACTGCCTGCCGCCGACTACGGCACCAACGGCGTAAGCGCCCGCGAATTACGCACCAGCACCAGATATTGCACGTACGCCGTGTTCGGCAGGTCGCTTCTGAACCTTATTTGCTGGCCCGCCGGAATGCCCGGCGCGTACGTCACCCGGATAGGCTGCCGGTTGGCCGCGGCCGCCGGGGCGTTCAGCTGGAAAATGGTGCTGCTGCCCGGCTGCGTGCGGCGCTTCAGTTCTTCCAGACCCACAATCCGCGTCAGAGGACCGTCGTGGTTGAACTTATCGGTGGGCGTAAACCGCTGGCCGGGAGCCTGCCAGGCGGCGGGCAGAGAACTGGTCGGCATGAGTAGCTGACACTCAGAAAACACGCACAGCAACGACACCACCTTATCCCGCACCGGCAAATCGCTCTGGCGCACCAGCCCGGCAAACAGCGTCGTTCCGCCCTCCAGTGGGCTTTGCAGCACGTGCGCCAGCCCCCACATACCGTACAGCTTCTCCCGCTCCAGGTGCAGCCCTTGGTACAGCTCCCGGAAATTGGCGAAGATATTCTGCTCGCGCACCGTCATGTTGCGCCGGTCGTAAGCCACGTTACGCAGCAGATGCGTTAGATCGAACAGCTCCTTGCCGGATTTACTCGTTGCCAATGCCCGCACGGCTCGCGTAGCCCCGGCCGCCGCCTGAGCGCCTTCCGTCCGTTGCAACCAAGTGGCTACCGAATCGAGCTGCGCCCGCACTGCCGGCTGCAAAGCCAAGCCGCGCGTCAGTACCTTCAGATAATCGGCGGCCAAGGGCAGATCCTGTAACTGGTCAATACCCAGCACCCGAATCCGGCGCTTAGCCGGCAACGTCTGGTTCCAGCTACGCAGCCGCTGAAACTTGGCACGCAGGGCCGTGTTGGCCCACTGCGAGCCCTCGGCCTGCCAGCTGCGGAAAACCAGATCCAGGGTTGCCTCCTGGCCGGTGCGCAGGTACTCATTCAGGAAGTACGCCTTAGCACAGTCTATTTCCCCCACGTACGTCCGCACGCCCGTCCGCTGGTTCAGGTGCTGTAGTAAGGCCAGGTCAATTTCCTGCGGCCGCTCCGTACCATGTGCTTCCCCCAGTAGAAACAACTGATTATCATAAAAGCCCGCCTCAAACTCCGGAAACACGGCGGCCTCCCCAAGAGAAACCGTGGCTTGCGGAACACCCGCGAATACCGCCGTGTCCTGTCCCATACTTTGGGCCCAACTCGAATGGGCGAGGCAGCAATGAATCAAGAGCGCAAATGCAGCAAGTCGGAAGTTGGACAGGAAGTACAGCATGGTCAGGAAGAATAAGTGGTTGGATGTCTCAAATCACCCGTTTCTCCCTCCTTTTTCCTCCCCTGTTTCCTTCAGTTCACTGATAAACCTCCTGAACCAGGTAAAACAGCTGGTGAAGTAAAACAGAAAGGGGCCGCACCTTGTGGTGCAGCCCCTTTCAATTCGTAAGCCTGATGCTTACCAAAGCAACTACTCGGCAGCTCTCTCCTCGCGGGTTTCGCCGTCTTTCAGCGTTTCGGTAGCCGTATCCTCGGGGGCCGAAACCTCCGTAGTGGCAGCCTTGGCTTTCTTGGCAGGCTTCTCAGCCACTACCTCAGCCGACGACTCGCCTTCAGCAGTAGTCGTATCAGCTTTTTTCTTGCCGCGCGAACGACGGGTAGTGGTTTTTGCTTCGCCGGCCGTCTTGGCTTCCAGCATGGTTTCGTTGTAGTCAACCAACTCGATGATGCACATCTGCGAGTTGTCACCCAGACGGGTTTCGCTCAGCTTGATGATGCGGGTGTAGCCGCCGGGACGGGTAGCAATTTTAGCAGCTACGTCGCCAAACAGCTCTTTCAACACGTCCTTCTGCTCCAGTACGGCAAATACGAGGCGGCGCGAGTGCGTCGTGTCGTTCTTGGCTTTGGTCAGCAGGGGCTCTACAAACTTGCGCAGGGCTTTGGCTTTGGCAACGGTCGTGGTGATGCGCTTGTGCAGGATCAGCGACGAGGCCATGTTCGAAAGCATGGCGTTGCGGTGCGAGGCCGTGCGGCCGAGGTGGTTGATGGTTTTACCGTGACGCATAAAAAAGGAGATGTGTAAGCTTGCGGACGACGACCACGGCGGAAAAGCTGCTGTAAGGCACCTTTCTCATTAGAACCGTCGCCCCTTCGGGCTCACTGGTTATGAAAGTGTGAAAATGGAGTGCAAAGGTACGGAATGTACAGGCATAAAAAATGTGCTGAAGTGGAATATGTGACCAGCACATCAACCACATTCAGCACATTTTCTGTTTGCTGTCTATTCTTCGTCGAGCTTGTACTTGCTCAGATCCATGCCGAAATTCAGGCCCTTCTCTTCTACAAGGTTTTCCAGCTCGGTCAGCGACTTCTTACCGAAGTTGCGGAACTTCATCATGTCGGCCATGTCCAGCTGCACCAAGTCGCCGAGGGTTTTGATGTCGGCGGCTTTGAGGCAGTTGTAAGCGCGTACGCTCAGGTCCATGTCCGCCAGCGGCGTCTTCAGAACTTTGCGCATGTGCAGCGTCTCCTCGTCTACCGTCTCCTCTTCTTCGGCTTTAGCCGTTTCGAAGGTCATAGTGCTGTCGGAGAACAGCATGAAGTGTTGAATCAGGATGTTGGCGGCGCCTTTCAGCGCATCCTCCGGGTGGATAGAGCCGTCCGTGTGAATCTCGATGAGGAGCTTCTCATAGTCAGTCTTCTGCTCTACGCGGGTGTTTTCAATGCTGTACTTCACGTTTTTAATAGGCGTGA from Hymenobacter canadensis harbors:
- a CDS encoding anhydro-N-acetylmuramic acid kinase, whose product is MNAHLHRLCQLAQQPSRRIIGLMSGTSLDGLDVALCRLHGHGPATRLELEHFTTVPYDDDVRRRIRAVFAGGPTGQISLEHLTLLNPWLGALHADMVLACLRDWQLAPTEVDLVASHGQTVYHAPAHQYQHPDFTGLNATLQLGDGDQVAVRTGIITLSDFRQKHIAAGGEGAPLAAYGDYLLLSSPTEERLLLNLGGIANFTYLPRTGHDASAAFSTDTGPGNTLLDATVRARCGLPYDENGRLALAGRIHALLLQALLEHPFFGASLPKTTGPELFGPEYLQQAQQRTGTENLGTEDLLATLVELSAAGVARAAQQVFGEQPALAVYCSGGGAHNPALQAALQRHLPHCRFATTDALGVLPDAKEAILFAVLANEAVAGQPVSIGAGRQRVPAVSMGKISLPG
- a CDS encoding erythromycin esterase family protein; the protein is MGQDTAVFAGVPQATVSLGEAAVFPEFEAGFYDNQLFLLGEAHGTERPQEIDLALLQHLNQRTGVRTYVGEIDCAKAYFLNEYLRTGQEATLDLVFRSWQAEGSQWANTALRAKFQRLRSWNQTLPAKRRIRVLGIDQLQDLPLAADYLKVLTRGLALQPAVRAQLDSVATWLQRTEGAQAAAGATRAVRALATSKSGKELFDLTHLLRNVAYDRRNMTVREQNIFANFRELYQGLHLEREKLYGMWGLAHVLQSPLEGGTTLFAGLVRQSDLPVRDKVVSLLCVFSECQLLMPTSSLPAAWQAPGQRFTPTDKFNHDGPLTRIVGLEELKRRTQPGSSTIFQLNAPAAAANRQPIRVTYAPGIPAGQQIRFRSDLPNTAYVQYLVLVRNSRALTPLVP
- a CDS encoding FtsB family cell division protein — translated: MQLSDLTARVPRFLRSFYFYTGLGFLVWMFLFDSNDLLKQYDMYAKLQELQTEKQYYLDNIDVVKRERAELLSSPELLEKFAREKYIMKRPGEDVFVLVPQAEE
- a CDS encoding LytR/AlgR family response regulator transcription factor → MNILILEDEELAARQTVQFLRQAGAVAETEAPPPVLRSVEKALTWLQNHDMPDLIFSDIELLDGNVFLLYERFTVTCPIIFTTAYDQFLLPAFRGNGIAYLLKPFTYEQFQEALAKYHGLKTSLGSPVPAPVLTPEVLRELSQALRQNSLPQYKQRFSVRMRNGLYVLQVDDVAYVQADEGVTFAVDAAGVRYPLSGTLTELERQLDPARFGRLNRSELVNIAFVERVEPYFNNRLAVRLRGKPDLTLITSAAQTPEFRRWLEG
- the hscA gene encoding Fe-S protein assembly chaperone HscA — its product is MAKVAINLSTGSIQQEEIIVGIDLGTTNSLVAYIQPDTRQPRAINDQGRGTIVPSVVHFPQGGETPIVGTDAKQYLLTDSENTIYSVKRLLGKSYKDLGEHARELGYKVIDDNSEGLVKIRVGDKFYSPVELSAEILRELRARAEHALKTPVNKAVITVPAYFNDSQRQATRDAGRLAGLEVLRIVNEPTAAALAYGIGLSPDDEKTVAVYDLGGGTFDVSILRIQQGIFEVLSTNGDTYLGGDDLDRAIYDHWATEYQLSTTLFQSAETQQQLRLLAEEAKKQLSQHDTFEADFNGTTLPLSKAKFNELIGPMVERTIDSCRQALADANFTPQSLDAVLLVGGSTRVPLVYDSVSEFFQQPANSSLNPDEVVALGAAIQADILAGNRRDVLLLDVTPLTLGIETLGGLMDPIIPRNSKIPTKAGRQYTTSVDGQVNLKISVYQGERDLVQENRKLAEFDLRGIPAMPAGLPKVDVNFILNADGILKVEAVELRSNTRQAVEIKPQYGLTDEQVEQMLMDSLTHAREDVAARMVIEARTVAEQMLYQVERFVEKNQLHLSEDEITQTAAATQRLRESLETRDKDTILKAVDELEALTSPYAERVMNISIKQAMTGKKIE
- the rplQ gene encoding 50S ribosomal protein L17, which encodes MRHGKTINHLGRTASHRNAMLSNMASSLILHKRITTTVAKAKALRKFVEPLLTKAKNDTTHSRRLVFAVLEQKDVLKELFGDVAAKIATRPGGYTRIIKLSETRLGDNSQMCIIELVDYNETMLEAKTAGEAKTTTRRSRGKKKADTTTAEGESSAEVVAEKPAKKAKAATTEVSAPEDTATETLKDGETREERAAE
- a CDS encoding sensor histidine kinase; its protein translation is MKLSGLRQWSPGSDGKLVGGYWAVVVPVLLLQYVADTGWMWWRVLPVVAVTVLLDTAMVAVLVERFLPLFLSRKWWRGLVQLPVLLLLSGGLYLVLYGCLLGHRIDLSGGRLVLGVVAHAKSYGLLAVLLTGKRYVGLQQMLLRTRQAQTESELRNLKAQLDPHFLFNNLNVLRGLIQHDPAEAHEFLNRFAALYRFLIRYKDEDVVPLSEELQFAQEYIYLLRHRFGAAYEFREEIAASANLGQLLVVPGTLQLLVENAIKHNAGDEENPLVITIVVAPVALTVSHPHRPKLTAVESMGTGLANLRERYRLLFGRSIEVAQSPILFTVTVPVVPLGKTGPLAQRTHA
- the eno gene encoding phosphopyruvate hydratase; the protein is MSIITEIHARQIFDSRGNPTIEVDVTTESGTVGRAAVPSGASTGKHEAVELRDNDKSKYMGKGVLQAVENVNSKIAEELIGFSVFEQGLLDKIMLEMDGTPNKANLGANAILGASLAIARAAAQEAGMPLYRYVGGVNATTLPVPMMNILNGGSHADNSIDFQEFMIMPVGAPSFSEALRWGTEIFHHLKEVLKKQGFSTNVGDEGGFAPNIKSNEDAIKIVLQAIEKAGYKPGDDVMIAMDAAASEFYSDGHYHFKKSTGDKLTSSEMVNYWTDWTKKYPIISIEDGMDEDDWSGWKALTESIGSTTQLVGDDLFVTNVNRLQRGIDEQIANAILIKVNQIGTLSETIDAINLGRRNGYKSIMSHRSGETEDNTIADLAVALNTGQIKTGSASRSDRMSKYNQLLRIEEELGEVAYFPGRKM